The following are encoded together in the Syngnathus scovelli strain Florida chromosome 12, RoL_Ssco_1.2, whole genome shotgun sequence genome:
- the slc8a1b gene encoding sodium/calcium exchanger 1b isoform X3 gives MDEEERRIAEMGRPMLGDHVKLEVIIEESYEFKNTVDKLIKKTNLALLVGTNSWRDQFIEAITVSAGEDDDDDECGEEKLPSCFDYVMHFLTVFWKVLFAFVPPTDYWNGWACFVVSICMIGLLTAVIGDLASHFGCTVGLKDSVTAVVFVALGTSVPDTFASKVAAIQDQYADASIGNVTGSNAVNVFLGIGVAWSIAAIYHQSNGNIFRVDPGKLAFSVTLFTIFAFICVAILMYRRRPEIGGELGGPRTAKALTTMMFVSLWLLYILFSSLEAYCHIQGF, from the exons ATGGACGAGGAGGAGAGGCGCATCGCCGAGATGGGTCGCCCCATGCTGGGAGATCATGTCAAACTGGAGGTGATCATTGAGGAATCCTACGAGTTCAAG AACACAGTGGACAAGCTTATAAAGAAGACCAATCTGGCTCTGCTGGTGGGGACCAACAGCTGGAGGGACCAGTTCATCGAGGCCATCACGGTCAGCGCAG GtgaggacgacgacgatgacgagtGCGGCGAGGAAAAGTTGCCATCGTGCTTCGACTACGTCATGCACTTCCTCACCGTCTTCTGGAAAGTCCTGTTCGCTTTTGTGCCACCTACCGACTATTGGAACGGCTGGGCGTGCTTCGTCGTGTCCATCTGCATGATCGGGCTGCTCACCGCCGTCATCG GCGACCTGGCGTCTCACTTTGGCTGCACTGTGGGCCTGAAGGACTCGGTCACAGCCGTGGTGTTTGTCGCCTTGGGAACGTCGGTACCAG ACACTTTTGCCAGCAAGGTGGCAGCCATCCAGGATCAGTACGCCGACGCCTCCATTGGCAACGTGACAGGCTCCAATGCTGTCAATGTTTTCCTGGGCATTGGG GTGGCGTGGTCCATCGCCGCAATCTACCACCAGAGCAACGGCAACATTTTCCGGGTGGACCCGGGCAAGCTGGCCTTTTCCGTCACGCTCTTCACCATCTTTGCCTTCATCTGCGTCGCCATACTGATGTACCGGCGGCGGCCCGAAATTGGCGGCGAGCTAGGCGGGCCGCGGACTGCCAAGGCCCTGACCACCATGATGTTTGTCAGCCTTTGGCTCCTCTACATCCTCTTCTCCTCACTGGAGGCCTACTGCCACATCCAGGGCTTCTAA
- the LOC125978982 gene encoding uncharacterized protein isoform X2 — MGQPLSLEEKIPGVKHAIGNLLYRTMLEGGGVPNLRVVNPLLLANHNEDPGACFQAQMLQLLDEIGELAPTYLKDLIGLLSSTSDKPRLTGLLGLGVAIVIDLLVMSSSGLKKKATGSSSSQRVRELQEVMEEYLKRCRINLAYKTRLIQDSLRMEAQLSFTLTQLKISLVGGDCDSQSLRFWASGAAFHTQMLINLADLEGLGEPLSARAVLDQYKEDLAQILPAYRCYKLNTVHVAKRKGRELVLTGLTLTDRETGKSVSVTLAALEAEIDLSSRIHSDSISSNQYAEAYVERIFSEDGPVGELKNYFTKASDELRAMRIGIVAADCLTKEKGQCEGHTLETQDKTKKNDQRSDKELKLSIVERHVKQ; from the exons ATGGGCCAGCCGCTGTCATTAGAAGAGAAGATCCCTGGGGTGAAACATGCCATTGGTAACCTTCTGTACCGGACCATGCTGGAGGGTGGAGGTGTGCCTAATCTCAGAGTCGTGAACCCCCTGCTGTTGGCCAATCACAATGAAGACCCAGGAGCCTGCTTCCAGGCGCAAATGCTTCAG CTGCTGGATGAAATTGGCGAATTGGCACCCACCTACCTGAAGGATCTGATTGGACTACTATCATCAACCTCAGACAAGCCCCGTCTGACCGGGCTGCTGGGACTGGGTGTTGCCATCGTAATAGACCTGCTTGTTATGTCCTCATCTGGGCTGAAAAAGAaggcgactggttcatcttcatcCCAG AGAGTGCGAGAACTTCAGGAAGTTATGGAGGAGTACTTGAAACGCTGCAGGATTAACTTGGCTTATAAAACCCGACTCATACAAGACTCTCTGAGAATGGAGGCCCAGCTCAGCTTCACGCTGACCCAGCTGAAAATCTCCCTGGTGGGCGGAGATTGTGACTCACA GTCTTTGAGGTTCTGGGCTAGCGGAGCAGCGTTCCATACCCAAATGTTGATTAACCTGGCTGATCTGGAGGGGCTGGGGGAACCCCTGTCAGCAAGAGCTGTGCTGGACCAATACAAGGAGGACCTGGCCCAGATCCTACCTGCTTACAG GTGTTATAAGCTCAATACAGTGCATGTGGCGAAACGTAAAGGACGCGAGCTTGTGTTGACGGGCCTGACGCTCACTGACAGGGAAACGGGAAAGAGCGTCAGTGTCACTCTCGCCGCCCTGGAGGCAGAGATAG atttgtcatccCGGATCCACTCCGACTCTATCAGTTCAAATCAGTACGCCGAGGCGTACGTGGAGCGGATCTTCTCTGAAGACGGTCCCGTGGGGGAGCTAAAGAACTACTTCACCAAGGCCAGCGACGAGCTGAGAGCAATGAGAATCGGAATTGTCGCTGCGGATTGTCTGACCAAAGAGAAAGGACAATGTGAAGGACACACGCTCGAAacacaagacaaaacaaaaaaaaatgatcaaaggAGCGATAAAGAGTTGAAGTTGAGTATTGTGGAAAGACATGTCAAACAATAA
- the LOC125978982 gene encoding uncharacterized protein isoform X1 yields MGQPLSLEEKIPGVKHAIGNLLYRTMLEGGGVPNLRVVNPLLLANHNEDPGACFQAQMLQLLDEIGELAPTYLKDLIGLLSSTSDKPRLTGLLGLGVAIVIDLLVMSSSGLKKKATGSSSSQQRVRELQEVMEEYLKRCRINLAYKTRLIQDSLRMEAQLSFTLTQLKISLVGGDCDSQSLRFWASGAAFHTQMLINLADLEGLGEPLSARAVLDQYKEDLAQILPAYRCYKLNTVHVAKRKGRELVLTGLTLTDRETGKSVSVTLAALEAEIDLSSRIHSDSISSNQYAEAYVERIFSEDGPVGELKNYFTKASDELRAMRIGIVAADCLTKEKGQCEGHTLETQDKTKKNDQRSDKELKLSIVERHVKQ; encoded by the exons ATGGGCCAGCCGCTGTCATTAGAAGAGAAGATCCCTGGGGTGAAACATGCCATTGGTAACCTTCTGTACCGGACCATGCTGGAGGGTGGAGGTGTGCCTAATCTCAGAGTCGTGAACCCCCTGCTGTTGGCCAATCACAATGAAGACCCAGGAGCCTGCTTCCAGGCGCAAATGCTTCAG CTGCTGGATGAAATTGGCGAATTGGCACCCACCTACCTGAAGGATCTGATTGGACTACTATCATCAACCTCAGACAAGCCCCGTCTGACCGGGCTGCTGGGACTGGGTGTTGCCATCGTAATAGACCTGCTTGTTATGTCCTCATCTGGGCTGAAAAAGAaggcgactggttcatcttcatcCCAG CAGAGAGTGCGAGAACTTCAGGAAGTTATGGAGGAGTACTTGAAACGCTGCAGGATTAACTTGGCTTATAAAACCCGACTCATACAAGACTCTCTGAGAATGGAGGCCCAGCTCAGCTTCACGCTGACCCAGCTGAAAATCTCCCTGGTGGGCGGAGATTGTGACTCACA GTCTTTGAGGTTCTGGGCTAGCGGAGCAGCGTTCCATACCCAAATGTTGATTAACCTGGCTGATCTGGAGGGGCTGGGGGAACCCCTGTCAGCAAGAGCTGTGCTGGACCAATACAAGGAGGACCTGGCCCAGATCCTACCTGCTTACAG GTGTTATAAGCTCAATACAGTGCATGTGGCGAAACGTAAAGGACGCGAGCTTGTGTTGACGGGCCTGACGCTCACTGACAGGGAAACGGGAAAGAGCGTCAGTGTCACTCTCGCCGCCCTGGAGGCAGAGATAG atttgtcatccCGGATCCACTCCGACTCTATCAGTTCAAATCAGTACGCCGAGGCGTACGTGGAGCGGATCTTCTCTGAAGACGGTCCCGTGGGGGAGCTAAAGAACTACTTCACCAAGGCCAGCGACGAGCTGAGAGCAATGAGAATCGGAATTGTCGCTGCGGATTGTCTGACCAAAGAGAAAGGACAATGTGAAGGACACACGCTCGAAacacaagacaaaacaaaaaaaaatgatcaaaggAGCGATAAAGAGTTGAAGTTGAGTATTGTGGAAAGACATGTCAAACAATAA